The genomic region CCAAAATCCTTCACGTTCCCGGTCTCCGCGAACTCCAGGTAGAAGTAGCCACACTTGACGGCCCGGTGCACCTCAAAGCAGAAGCCCAAGCAGGAATCCTCTATCAGGTCTACGTATATCTCCTGCGCGATGGCCTCCAGCTTGTTGGTGTCCAGGTTGGCCAGGGAGATCTCCTCCATCTTAacccgggggcggcggcgggtcCCGGCGGGAGGGTCTGGGACGCGGAGGCCCGGCTGGGGGG from Equus asinus isolate D_3611 breed Donkey chromosome 4, EquAss-T2T_v2, whole genome shotgun sequence harbors:
- the ATXN7L3B gene encoding ataxin-7-like protein 3B, with the protein product MEEISLANLDTNKLEAIAQEIYVDLIEDSCLGFCFEVHRAVKCGYFYLEFAETGNVKDFGIQPVEEKGACRLPLCSLPAEAGSGPDQQLQRSPPEFQ